One region of Natronorubrum aibiense genomic DNA includes:
- the thiL gene encoding thiamine-phosphate kinase translates to MDERAALALLANELDAAGDDAAIIDGLVITTDMLHDRTDFPDGTTRYTAGWRAVGASLSDVAAMGAEATAAVAVYAAPEFDPEELLAFVRGARDVCERVDAEYVGGDLDGHQEFTVTTTAIGRTDDPVLRSGARLGDCLCVTGTLGRSAAALEYFERSRDDAALERANELFRFEPRVAAGRVLASHATAMMDSSDGLARSLHQLADASDCGFAVDADQVPIADALREVAPDAALERATTFGEDFELVVTLPESALEAVRSSIDVELSVVGRVTDPEHGITFGGEPLADRGYTHGD, encoded by the coding sequence ATGGACGAACGCGCCGCTCTGGCGCTCTTAGCGAACGAACTCGACGCTGCCGGCGACGACGCGGCCATCATCGACGGCCTCGTGATCACGACTGATATGCTCCACGACCGGACGGATTTCCCGGATGGAACGACCCGTTACACCGCGGGCTGGCGAGCTGTCGGCGCGTCGCTGTCGGACGTGGCAGCGATGGGTGCCGAGGCGACCGCGGCCGTCGCAGTCTACGCGGCCCCCGAATTCGATCCTGAGGAACTGCTCGCGTTCGTACGCGGTGCACGCGACGTCTGTGAGCGCGTCGACGCCGAGTACGTCGGCGGCGACCTCGACGGCCACCAGGAGTTTACGGTGACGACGACGGCGATCGGCCGCACCGACGACCCCGTTCTCCGAAGCGGTGCTCGCCTCGGCGATTGCCTCTGTGTGACGGGCACGCTCGGGCGCAGCGCAGCCGCACTCGAGTACTTCGAGCGCAGCCGCGACGACGCGGCCCTCGAGCGAGCGAACGAGCTGTTTCGGTTCGAGCCGCGCGTCGCGGCCGGCCGGGTGCTTGCTTCCCACGCGACGGCGATGATGGACTCGAGCGACGGGCTCGCCCGCTCGCTGCATCAGCTTGCCGACGCCAGCGACTGCGGCTTCGCGGTCGACGCCGATCAGGTACCGATTGCCGACGCCCTCCGCGAGGTGGCACCTGACGCGGCCCTCGAGCGAGCGACGACCTTCGGCGAGGACTTCGAACTCGTCGTCACGCTGCCCGAATCCGCACTCGAGGCCGTTCGCTCGTCGATCGACGTCGAGCTATCGGTGGTCGGGCGGGTGACGGATCCCGAACACGGAATCACGTTCGGCGGCGAGCCGCTTGCCGACCGTGGCTACACGCACGGCGATTGA
- the hisS gene encoding histidine--tRNA ligase — translation MYDGIKGFRDFYPGEMAARRATIDTLEDTARSYGFREIGTPALERAEMWTDKSGDDIVDELYSFEDQGGRHVTLTPELTPTVARMVVAKQQALSKPIKWFSTRPFWRYEQVQQGRQREFYQTNVDIFGSSEPEADAEILAWAADALTGLGLTGEHFEFRISHRDILEGVLESYEADVDTEAAIRAVDKSDKISQVEYHDLLIGAGLTADQAVEFADLIAGGDLEEVKAFADTERVTAAVENLQNVLAAADDFGAREYCTISLETARGLDYYTGVVFECFDSAGEVSRSIFGGGRYDDLIEGFGGQPTPAVGVAPGHATLPLLMQRAGVWPEEEVTTDYYVLQIGDTRSEAARIVRDLRDRGHVVETDVAGRSFGAQLNYADSINAETVVIVGEQDLENDEVTIKDMESGDQTQVPVDSFPGDLERPTFDDLE, via the coding sequence ATGTACGACGGCATCAAGGGTTTTCGTGACTTCTATCCCGGAGAGATGGCCGCCAGACGGGCGACCATCGACACCTTAGAGGACACAGCCCGCAGCTACGGCTTCCGCGAGATCGGTACCCCCGCACTCGAGCGGGCAGAGATGTGGACCGACAAGAGCGGTGACGACATCGTCGACGAACTCTACTCCTTCGAAGATCAGGGCGGACGACACGTCACGCTCACGCCGGAACTGACGCCAACGGTCGCGCGGATGGTCGTCGCCAAACAACAGGCGCTCTCGAAGCCGATCAAGTGGTTCTCGACGCGGCCGTTCTGGCGCTACGAGCAGGTCCAGCAGGGCCGCCAGCGGGAGTTCTACCAGACCAACGTCGACATCTTCGGCTCGAGCGAGCCCGAAGCCGACGCCGAAATCCTCGCCTGGGCCGCCGACGCACTGACCGGGCTGGGACTGACCGGCGAGCACTTCGAGTTCCGCATCTCCCACCGAGACATTCTGGAGGGCGTCCTCGAGAGCTACGAGGCCGACGTCGACACCGAAGCGGCGATTCGGGCCGTCGACAAGTCCGACAAGATCTCACAGGTCGAGTACCACGACCTGCTGATCGGTGCCGGCCTGACGGCAGATCAAGCCGTCGAGTTCGCCGATCTCATCGCCGGCGGCGACCTCGAGGAAGTCAAGGCATTCGCCGACACCGAGCGCGTCACGGCAGCCGTCGAGAACCTCCAGAACGTCCTCGCGGCCGCCGACGATTTCGGCGCACGCGAGTACTGTACGATCTCGCTCGAGACCGCGCGCGGACTCGATTACTACACCGGCGTCGTCTTCGAGTGTTTCGACTCCGCGGGTGAGGTCTCGCGGTCGATCTTCGGCGGCGGCCGCTACGACGACCTCATCGAAGGCTTCGGCGGCCAGCCGACGCCCGCGGTCGGCGTCGCCCCGGGCCACGCGACCCTGCCCCTCCTGATGCAGCGCGCGGGCGTCTGGCCCGAGGAGGAAGTGACGACCGACTACTACGTCCTCCAGATCGGCGACACGCGGTCCGAAGCGGCCCGGATCGTTCGCGATCTCCGCGACCGTGGCCACGTCGTCGAAACCGACGTCGCCGGCCGCTCCTTTGGCGCGCAACTCAACTACGCCGACTCGATCAACGCCGAGACGGTCGTCATCGTCGGCGAGCAGGACCTAGAGAACGACGAGGTGACGATCAAGGACATGGAATCCGGCGACCAGACGCAGGTTCCGGTCGACTCGTTCCCCGGCGACCTCGAGCGACCGACGTTCGACGACCTCGAGTAG
- a CDS encoding 30S ribosomal protein S19e — translation MATMYDVPADDLIEALADELEDRLDEPDWGKFVKTGVDRELPPEQEAFWATRAASLLRKVADRGPVGVERLSTEYGGAKGGSNRYQVAPDKRADGSKNLIRTILQQLEEEGLVETAEGEGRRITADGQSLLDDTAGAVLEDLDRPELERYA, via the coding sequence ATGGCTACGATGTACGACGTTCCGGCGGACGACCTCATCGAGGCGCTCGCCGACGAACTCGAGGACCGACTCGACGAACCCGACTGGGGCAAGTTCGTAAAGACCGGTGTCGATCGCGAACTCCCACCAGAGCAGGAGGCGTTCTGGGCGACCCGCGCCGCGAGCCTCCTTCGCAAGGTGGCAGACCGCGGCCCTGTCGGCGTCGAGCGACTCTCGACGGAGTACGGCGGCGCAAAGGGCGGCTCGAACCGCTACCAGGTTGCACCCGACAAGCGAGCCGACGGCTCGAAGAACCTGATCCGAACGATCCTCCAGCAGCTCGAGGAGGAAGGGCTCGTCGAGACCGCCGAAGGGGAGGGGCGACGCATCACGGCTGACGGACAGAGCCTGCTCGACGATACCGCCGGCGCAGTCCTCGAAGACCTCGACCGTCCGGAACTCGAGCGCTACGCGTAG
- a CDS encoding DUF7411 family protein translates to MELGVLYSGGKDSTLAALLLEEFYDVTLVTAHFGITDDWKHARETAEATGFAFDRLELDPDVAHDAVTRIREDGFPRNGIQEIHHHALERLARQEFDAIADGTRRDDRVPTVSRAQAQSLEDRHDVDYIAPLSGFGRTAVDRLVEDRLEVTAGPSEEIDRADYEAELRALIAEKDGPAAIGDLFPDHDQTYVTGVHRG, encoded by the coding sequence ATGGAGCTCGGCGTGCTTTACAGCGGCGGCAAGGATTCGACGCTCGCGGCGCTTCTCCTAGAGGAGTTCTACGATGTCACGCTCGTGACGGCCCACTTCGGTATCACCGACGACTGGAAACACGCCCGCGAGACTGCTGAGGCAACCGGCTTTGCGTTCGACCGACTCGAGCTGGACCCCGACGTCGCTCATGACGCCGTCACTCGGATTCGCGAGGACGGCTTCCCCAGAAACGGCATCCAGGAGATTCACCACCACGCCCTCGAGCGACTGGCCCGACAGGAGTTCGACGCGATCGCCGACGGGACCCGGCGCGACGATCGCGTCCCAACGGTCTCGCGAGCGCAAGCCCAGAGTCTCGAGGACCGCCACGACGTCGACTACATCGCGCCGCTGTCGGGATTCGGTCGCACCGCCGTCGACCGGTTGGTCGAGGATCGACTCGAGGTGACCGCCGGCCCGAGCGAGGAGATCGATCGGGCCGACTACGAGGCGGAACTGCGGGCGCTTATCGCCGAAAAAGACGGGCCAGCAGCGATCGGGGATCTATTCCCGGACCACGACCAGACGTACGTGACTGGCGTCCACCGCGGCTGA
- a CDS encoding DUF7123 family protein, with product MSTTAQPSTESKEHRLKRYLRNRAEDGELYFKGKFIADEVGMSPKEIGALMVKLSESATDLEIEKWSYTSATTWRVEPV from the coding sequence ATGAGCACCACAGCCCAACCCTCCACGGAAAGCAAAGAACACCGCCTGAAGCGCTACCTGCGCAACCGCGCAGAGGACGGCGAACTGTACTTCAAAGGCAAGTTCATCGCGGATGAAGTCGGCATGTCCCCAAAAGAGATCGGCGCGCTGATGGTCAAGCTCTCGGAGTCGGCGACCGACCTCGAGATCGAGAAGTGGTCATACACGAGCGCGACCACGTGGCGTGTCGAACCCGTCTGA
- a CDS encoding site-2 protease family protein, with product MDDVESPGFGPSRSSGPSLEDGPPLERVESVFAIYEVRSEGDRLVYYGDPRMHPEQAMQELWPAFREAGYELQLTRRYGEYVLVAEPISLGIETIPWTNILLLAATIFSTLFVGALWWYPSIDPFADPATIIHAWPFSLAILSVLGIHELGHYVMSRYHEVDASLPYFLPVPTIIGTMGAVIKLKGRMPNRKALFDIGVAGPLAGLVATVVVAVIGLHLPPVTVPESLMQQSDAGGLRLGIPPLLELLAAAVDQPLYSDDPTRNINPVVIGAWVGMFVTFLNLIPVGQLDGGHILRAMTGEFHETISALVPAVLFGLAAYLYYVDGYGLQTVFIWVFWGILTMVLASAGAAHPVAEGRLGTWRFVVGVVTFGLGLLCFMPVPIELIQ from the coding sequence ATGGACGACGTCGAATCGCCCGGATTCGGACCGTCGCGCTCGAGCGGGCCGTCACTCGAGGACGGGCCGCCGCTCGAGCGCGTCGAGTCGGTGTTTGCGATCTACGAGGTTCGGTCCGAGGGCGACCGACTGGTGTACTACGGCGACCCACGGATGCATCCCGAGCAGGCGATGCAAGAGCTGTGGCCCGCGTTTCGGGAGGCCGGCTACGAACTCCAGTTGACGAGACGCTACGGCGAGTACGTCCTCGTCGCCGAGCCGATCAGTCTCGGTATCGAGACGATTCCGTGGACGAACATCCTCCTGCTCGCTGCGACGATCTTCTCGACGCTGTTCGTCGGTGCCCTGTGGTGGTATCCGTCGATCGATCCGTTCGCCGACCCGGCGACGATCATCCACGCCTGGCCGTTTTCGCTCGCGATCCTCTCGGTGCTCGGCATTCACGAACTCGGCCACTACGTGATGAGCCGGTATCACGAGGTCGACGCCTCGCTGCCGTACTTTCTGCCCGTACCCACGATCATCGGGACGATGGGGGCCGTGATCAAGCTCAAGGGGCGAATGCCGAACCGAAAAGCGCTGTTCGACATCGGCGTCGCCGGCCCGCTGGCCGGACTGGTGGCGACGGTCGTCGTGGCCGTGATCGGCCTGCATCTCCCGCCGGTGACCGTGCCCGAGTCACTTATGCAGCAGTCCGACGCGGGCGGGCTTCGGCTGGGGATTCCGCCGCTGCTTGAGTTGCTCGCGGCGGCGGTCGACCAGCCACTGTACAGCGACGACCCGACGCGAAACATCAACCCGGTCGTCATCGGGGCCTGGGTCGGCATGTTCGTCACCTTCCTCAACCTGATTCCCGTCGGTCAACTCGACGGTGGCCACATTCTTCGGGCGATGACCGGCGAGTTCCACGAGACGATCAGCGCGCTCGTCCCGGCCGTGTTGTTCGGCCTCGCGGCCTACCTCTACTACGTCGACGGCTACGGCCTCCAGACGGTGTTCATCTGGGTGTTCTGGGGGATCCTGACGATGGTCCTCGCGTCCGCCGGCGCGGCCCATCCGGTCGCCGAAGGACGACTGGGAACGTGGCGATTCGTGGTCGGGGTCGTGACCTTTGGGCTCGGACTGCTCTGTTTCATGCCAGTGCCGATCGAACTCATCCAGTAG
- a CDS encoding molybdopterin synthase: protein MHVLGILDHGARDDTLEGVVDRIVDRLTAAGRVGVIRYDATIADGMHAHEPTAVGGDVIYDLGADGDWTATGTGLDVADALDQLAPTCDYGVVVGVDDVRYPKLVVGSSDAEGDDVLAAVDTPSTLDVDAVVDALEDTEPHKTLESLVEQVKRSPKADRSGAIATFTGRVRAKEDADDSRTQYLEFEKYEGVADERMAALEEDLEARDGVLEVELYHRTGIVEDGEDIVFVVVLAGHREEAFRTVEDGINRLKDEVPLFKKEVTVDDEFWVHDRP, encoded by the coding sequence ATGCACGTACTCGGTATTCTCGACCACGGCGCACGCGACGACACACTCGAGGGCGTCGTCGACCGAATCGTCGACCGACTCACGGCGGCGGGTCGCGTCGGCGTCATCAGATACGACGCGACGATCGCGGACGGAATGCACGCCCACGAACCGACGGCGGTCGGCGGCGACGTCATCTACGATCTGGGCGCCGACGGCGACTGGACTGCCACCGGAACCGGACTGGACGTCGCGGACGCACTCGATCAGTTGGCACCCACCTGTGACTACGGAGTCGTCGTCGGCGTCGACGACGTTCGCTATCCGAAACTCGTCGTCGGCTCGAGCGACGCCGAGGGTGACGACGTCCTCGCAGCCGTCGACACCCCCAGTACCCTCGACGTCGACGCCGTCGTCGATGCCCTCGAGGACACGGAACCCCACAAGACTCTCGAGTCGCTGGTCGAGCAGGTTAAACGGTCGCCGAAGGCGGACCGATCGGGCGCGATCGCGACGTTCACGGGTCGGGTTCGCGCGAAAGAGGACGCGGACGACTCGCGCACCCAGTATCTCGAGTTCGAAAAGTACGAGGGCGTCGCGGACGAGCGAATGGCTGCCCTCGAAGAAGATCTCGAGGCGCGCGACGGCGTCCTCGAGGTCGAACTCTACCACCGGACGGGTATCGTCGAAGACGGCGAGGATATCGTCTTCGTTGTGGTCCTCGCTGGCCACCGCGAGGAGGCGTTTCGAACCGTCGAGGACGGCATCAATCGGTTGAAAGACGAGGTGCCATTGTTCAAAAAGGAAGTGACAGTCGACGACGAGTTCTGGGTTCACGACCGTCCCTGA
- a CDS encoding 2-oxo acid dehydrogenase subunit E2, translating to MTDRGEPVESFPIQRRGTVDYMRAAGRRSVVHGLVEFDVTEVRQRIRTGETERGEQLSFTAFLVYCLSQALEDHPTLQSYRDWRGRIVRFDDVDVMVIVETQVDGVQTGVPHVIRAANRRSLRSIHDEIRTAQRDPDEGRQSKLASLGLRLPGPVRRLFWRLPQFFPRRWKRIAGTVAVTSVGMFGTGGGWGISPTNYSLQLTVGGIERKPGIVDGTVEPREYLDLTVTFDHDVVDGAPAARFVQRLKELVEDRQGVEAALESSAAGTD from the coding sequence ATGACCGACCGAGGAGAGCCAGTCGAGTCGTTCCCGATCCAGCGCCGCGGGACCGTTGACTACATGCGAGCGGCCGGCAGACGGAGCGTCGTCCACGGACTCGTCGAGTTCGACGTTACCGAGGTGCGGCAGCGCATCCGGACCGGGGAAACCGAACGCGGAGAGCAGCTTTCGTTCACGGCGTTTCTGGTTTATTGTCTGTCGCAAGCCCTCGAGGACCACCCCACGCTCCAGTCGTACCGCGACTGGCGGGGACGAATCGTTCGGTTCGACGACGTCGACGTGATGGTCATCGTCGAAACGCAGGTCGACGGCGTACAAACCGGCGTCCCACACGTGATCAGGGCAGCAAATCGGCGGTCGTTACGATCGATTCACGACGAGATTCGCACCGCCCAGCGCGATCCCGACGAGGGGCGACAGTCCAAGTTGGCGTCTCTGGGTCTTCGACTCCCTGGCCCCGTTCGACGGCTGTTCTGGCGGCTGCCCCAGTTCTTTCCTCGGCGCTGGAAACGGATTGCAGGAACCGTCGCCGTAACGTCCGTCGGGATGTTCGGCACGGGCGGTGGCTGGGGGATCAGTCCGACGAACTACTCGCTACAGCTGACAGTCGGTGGCATCGAACGGAAGCCAGGCATCGTCGACGGGACTGTCGAACCCCGCGAGTACCTCGATCTCACGGTGACGTTCGACCACGACGTCGTCGACGGTGCTCCGGCCGCGCGGTTCGTCCAGCGGCTGAAAGAACTCGTCGAGGACCGGCAGGGAGTCGAGGCAGCACTCGAGTCGTCGGCAGCAGGAACTGACTGA
- the pyrH gene encoding UMP kinase, with translation MKVVVSIGGSVLVPELGADRVAEHAAVVEDLVEDGCRVGAVVGGGGVAREYINAARDLGANEIELDQLGIDVTRLNARLLITALNEDSVTAPAKDYDEAGEALRRGDVCVMGGVAPAQTTDAVGAALAEYVDADLLVYATSVPGVYSDDPNENDDATKFTELSAAELVDVIADLEMNAGASSPVDLLAAKIIQRSGMRTIVLDGTDPERIARAVRFGDHEGTDILPEGAGEEPTYWAQNEDD, from the coding sequence ATGAAAGTGGTCGTTTCTATCGGCGGCAGCGTGCTCGTGCCCGAACTCGGAGCGGATCGGGTCGCCGAACACGCCGCCGTCGTCGAAGACCTTGTCGAGGACGGCTGTCGCGTCGGTGCCGTCGTCGGGGGTGGTGGTGTCGCTCGAGAGTATATCAATGCCGCACGCGATTTGGGGGCGAACGAAATCGAACTCGATCAGTTGGGGATCGACGTCACCCGGCTCAACGCGCGCCTGTTGATCACTGCACTGAACGAAGATTCGGTGACAGCACCGGCGAAGGATTACGACGAAGCCGGCGAGGCGCTTCGCCGAGGCGACGTCTGTGTCATGGGCGGCGTCGCGCCGGCTCAGACTACCGACGCCGTCGGTGCAGCGCTCGCCGAGTACGTCGACGCCGATCTGCTCGTCTACGCGACGAGCGTACCGGGCGTCTACAGCGACGATCCGAACGAAAACGACGATGCGACCAAGTTCACGGAACTCTCCGCTGCGGAACTCGTCGACGTCATCGCTGACCTCGAGATGAACGCTGGTGCCTCGTCCCCGGTCGACTTGCTGGCGGCGAAGATCATCCAGCGCTCTGGGATGCGAACGATCGTCCTCGACGGCACCGATCCCGAACGGATTGCGCGTGCGGTTCGCTTCGGCGACCACGAGGGGACCGACATCCTTCCGGAGGGGGCTGGCGAGGAGCCGACCTACTGGGCACAGAACGAAGATGACTAG
- a CDS encoding DNA-binding protein, whose amino-acid sequence MSGSPDEEKLEELRQKKMEQLQEQAENQQGSASQEAAQQQAEAQKQAVLRQHLTDDARKRLNTVKMSKPQFGEQVERQVVTLARSGRIQGKIDDDKMKQLLQELKPDSKSFDIKRR is encoded by the coding sequence ATGAGTGGTTCACCCGACGAGGAGAAACTCGAGGAACTCCGGCAGAAGAAGATGGAACAGCTCCAGGAACAGGCCGAAAACCAGCAAGGCAGTGCCTCCCAGGAGGCGGCTCAGCAACAGGCCGAAGCCCAGAAGCAAGCCGTCCTGCGGCAGCACCTCACCGACGACGCCCGCAAGCGGCTCAACACGGTCAAGATGAGCAAGCCGCAGTTCGGCGAACAGGTCGAACGGCAGGTCGTCACGCTCGCCCGCAGCGGCCGCATTCAGGGCAAGATCGACGACGACAAGATGAAACAGCTGCTCCAGGAACTCAAGCCCGATTCGAAGAGCTTCGATATCAAGCGCCGCTAA
- the lysS gene encoding lysine--tRNA ligase: MTSDDDASASPTDRDVTSPYTLQQEGDDARHAFWADTVADRVEERVADRREATEGTSGEERPASEDPDEPIVIKGGISPSGVPHLGNVNEIMRGYYVAEVLRERGHEVRQVFTADDRDPLRGLPRTLCDLEGNLVDLGEVDAGALGRNLGSPYTDIPDPFGCCDSYGEHFSTIIQDSADALDVPIELVSNTELYESGEFDDVTRFVLENQDRAREVLAAYQDKVDEDYVPFNPICAECGKVTETVTGVDLDAEPPTVEYECTDMDAGDQTINGCGHEGTATLREGKMPWRFEWPAQWQILGVDFEPFGKDHAEGSWPSGQDVARNVLEIEPPVPMVYEWFTLDGEPFSSSAGNVILVSDVLELLEPEVLRYFFAKDPSKARDFSIERLDQLVDEFDRLEAIYFDEIDASEDETAFAKRVYPLVVEEPREERIRLPYTFAAVLGMTDDPDLREEIARREGHIPDDAPEWAVEGALERVEQARNWARRTENEFDYELKRSAIPAHDFDDATEAALADLADFIEDGHDPEEIQGEIYEAARRHDVDVGDFFSAGYRLFFDEEQGPKLGPFLAKVDQAFVVDRLRRER; this comes from the coding sequence ATGACTAGCGACGACGACGCGTCGGCGTCTCCGACCGACCGGGACGTCACAAGTCCGTACACCCTCCAGCAGGAGGGCGACGACGCACGCCATGCCTTCTGGGCGGATACCGTCGCGGATCGAGTCGAGGAGCGCGTGGCCGACCGTCGGGAGGCTACGGAAGGGACGAGCGGGGAGGAACGACCCGCGAGCGAGGACCCCGACGAGCCGATCGTCATCAAAGGCGGTATCTCGCCATCCGGCGTCCCTCACCTCGGGAACGTCAACGAGATCATGCGCGGCTACTACGTCGCCGAAGTCCTGCGCGAACGCGGCCACGAGGTCCGACAGGTCTTCACCGCCGATGACCGCGACCCGCTGCGTGGGCTCCCGCGAACGCTCTGTGACCTCGAAGGGAATCTCGTCGACCTCGGTGAGGTCGATGCCGGTGCGCTCGGCCGCAATCTCGGTTCGCCGTACACCGACATTCCGGACCCCTTCGGCTGCTGTGATTCGTACGGCGAACACTTCTCGACGATCATTCAGGACAGTGCGGACGCACTCGACGTGCCGATCGAACTGGTCTCGAACACGGAACTGTACGAATCTGGCGAGTTCGACGATGTGACCCGATTCGTCCTCGAGAATCAGGATCGCGCCCGCGAGGTCCTCGCCGCGTATCAGGACAAGGTCGACGAGGACTACGTCCCGTTCAACCCCATCTGTGCGGAGTGTGGCAAGGTCACCGAGACCGTTACTGGCGTCGATCTGGACGCTGAACCGCCGACCGTCGAGTACGAGTGTACCGATATGGATGCCGGCGACCAGACGATCAACGGCTGTGGCCACGAGGGCACGGCGACCCTGCGCGAGGGCAAGATGCCCTGGCGCTTCGAGTGGCCCGCCCAGTGGCAGATCCTCGGCGTCGACTTCGAGCCCTTCGGCAAGGACCACGCCGAAGGCTCATGGCCGAGTGGCCAAGACGTCGCACGCAACGTCCTCGAGATCGAGCCACCCGTCCCAATGGTCTACGAGTGGTTCACGCTCGACGGCGAGCCGTTTTCGTCCTCGGCAGGAAACGTTATTCTCGTCTCCGACGTGCTCGAACTCCTAGAGCCAGAGGTCCTGCGCTACTTCTTCGCGAAGGATCCGTCGAAGGCTCGAGACTTCAGCATCGAGCGCCTCGACCAACTGGTCGACGAGTTCGACCGCCTCGAGGCGATCTACTTCGACGAGATCGACGCCAGCGAGGACGAGACGGCGTTCGCGAAGCGCGTCTACCCGCTCGTAGTCGAGGAACCCCGCGAGGAGCGCATCCGACTGCCCTACACCTTCGCTGCGGTGTTGGGGATGACCGACGACCCCGATCTGCGCGAGGAAATAGCGCGCCGCGAGGGCCACATCCCCGACGACGCTCCCGAGTGGGCCGTCGAAGGCGCGCTCGAGCGCGTCGAACAGGCCAGAAACTGGGCCCGTCGGACCGAAAACGAGTTCGATTACGAACTCAAACGGAGTGCGATTCCGGCCCACGACTTCGACGACGCGACCGAAGCGGCGCTCGCTGACCTCGCGGACTTCATCGAAGACGGTCACGATCCCGAGGAGATCCAGGGGGAGATCTACGAGGCGGCGCGACGACACGACGTCGACGTTGGTGACTTCTTCAGTGCGGGCTACCGGCTCTTTTTCGACGAAGAGCAGGGTCCGAAGCTCGGTCCGTTCCTCGCGAAAGTCGATCAGGCGTTCGTCGTCGACCGACTCCGTCGAGAGCGCTAA
- a CDS encoding CapA family protein — MTRRIGFTGDVMLGRLIDQRQRTRAVDAVWGTVLERLRGLDGFVVNLECCLSTRGRQWQRTYRPFHFRADPDWAIPALERAGVDACALANNHVLDYEEIALRDTLEHLDTAGIARSGAGETIDEALEPAVFSVGDLSVAVVSLTDNTPEYAADEESPGTAWIDIDDWRHDSSSRTQSDDAVADERTRQRVRDVVGRARETDPDLLVASLHWGPNMVTEPPDSFQAFARWLIDEGVDLIHGHSAHVFQALEVHEGAPIIYDAGDFVDDYVVDPELRNNRSFLFVLSITDDGTPTELRLLPTEIDDCAVHEASPGAAEWSRERMQNLSEPFGTEFDRDGEALVLALE; from the coding sequence ATGACGCGTCGAATCGGCTTCACGGGCGACGTCATGCTCGGTCGGCTGATCGATCAGCGACAGCGCACTCGCGCCGTCGATGCCGTCTGGGGAACTGTTCTCGAGCGACTACGGGGACTCGACGGCTTCGTCGTCAACCTCGAGTGTTGTCTCTCGACGCGCGGGCGACAGTGGCAGCGAACCTATCGACCGTTTCACTTCCGCGCCGATCCCGACTGGGCGATCCCCGCGCTCGAGCGTGCCGGCGTCGACGCCTGTGCGCTCGCGAACAACCACGTACTCGACTACGAGGAAATCGCCCTGCGCGACACGCTCGAGCACCTCGATACGGCCGGTATCGCACGGTCCGGGGCCGGTGAGACGATCGACGAGGCACTCGAACCGGCAGTGTTCTCGGTCGGGGACCTCAGCGTTGCCGTCGTCTCGCTGACTGACAACACGCCGGAGTACGCAGCCGACGAGGAATCCCCGGGAACTGCGTGGATCGACATAGACGACTGGCGACACGACTCGAGCAGTCGAACGCAGTCCGACGACGCCGTCGCCGACGAGCGGACTCGTCAGCGGGTCCGAGACGTTGTCGGACGGGCACGCGAGACCGACCCCGATCTGCTCGTCGCCTCGTTGCACTGGGGGCCGAACATGGTCACGGAGCCACCCGACTCGTTTCAAGCGTTCGCCCGGTGGCTGATCGACGAGGGTGTCGATCTGATCCACGGCCACAGCGCCCACGTGTTTCAGGCGCTCGAGGTCCACGAGGGAGCGCCGATCATCTACGATGCGGGCGATTTCGTCGACGACTACGTGGTCGATCCCGAGTTGCGAAACAATCGGAGCTTTCTGTTCGTGCTGTCGATTACGGACGACGGAACGCCGACGGAACTGCGACTTCTCCCGACCGAGATCGACGACTGTGCGGTCCACGAGGCGAGTCCGGGTGCAGCCGAATGGTCCCGCGAGCGGATGCAAAACCTATCGGAGCCGTTTGGGACCGAGTTCGACCGCGACGGTGAGGCACTTGTGCTGGCACTCGAGTAA